Within Flagellimonas maritima, the genomic segment TTGACGAAAAGGAGTTTTGTTGCAACGGCTGCAAAACTGTCTATGAGATATTTACATCCAACGGGCTTTCCAACTTCTACGATATAGAGGCCAGGGCGGGCAGCGCTCCCAACGAAATCCGACAGAAATATGATTTCCTTGATAATGATGACATCATAGAAAAACTGGTTGAATTCAATGAGGAGAAAGTACAGGTTGTGAGTTTGAGCATACCGACCATCCATTGCAGTTCTTGCATTTGGGTTTTGGAAAATCTCAATCGTTTGCACAAATCGATTACAAATTCGCAGGTGGATTTTCCCAAAAAAACCATTCGGGTAACTTATGGAACTGAAGGTTTTTCCCTGAAGGCGTTGGTTCTTTTATTGGGCAGTATAGGCTATGAACCCTATATCTCATTGGAAGAGTATGATAGAAAGGATGGAAAAGAGAACCGTTCACTGATTTACAAGCTTGGTGTTGCAGGTTTTGCGTTTGGCAATGTAATGTTGTTTTCCTTTCCTGAGTATTTTGAAGTTGAAGAGTTCTGGTTGGAACAATATAAGCAGGTCTTCCGTTGGTTAATGTTTGCCTTTTCGTTACCTATCGTATTTTATGCGGCTCAGGATTATTTTATTTCAGCTTATAAAGGCCTGCGCTCAAAAATGTTGAATATAGATGTGCCAATAGCGTTGGGAATCTTGACCTTGTTTATAAGAAGCACCGTGGATATTGTCTTTGATTTGGGGTCAGGATTTTTTGATAGTCTAACCGGATTGGTCTTTTTCCTTTTACTGGGAAAATATTTTCAGCAGAAAACCTATTCTTTTTTGTCTTTTGAACGGGATTACAAATCCTATTTTCCAATTGCGGTAACCAGACTGAATAGCGACAGGAATGAAGAAAACGTACAAATCTATGCTATAAATGTAGGTGATAGGATTTTAATCCGGAGTAACGAGATTATTCCATTTGATTGTATTCTGATAAAAGGTACCGCAGAAATAGATTATAGTTTTGTTACGGGAGAATCGCAAGCTGTATTTAAGCAATCGGGCGAGAAGCTTTTTGCAGGTGGAAAACAGCTTTCCGGGGTTTTGGAAGTTGAGGTGCTAAAATCGGTTTCGCAAAGTTACTTAACACAGCTGTGGGGCAATTCGGTTTTTGGCAAGGATAAGGTAACCGCTTTTCAAACACTTACGGATAGTATTGGAAAACGTTTTACCATTGGCGTTTTGAGTATTGCTATTTTGGCCACCGCTTTTTGGCTTTTCCATTTGCCAAGTATGGCCCTGAACGTTTTTACGGCCGTGCTGATCATTGCTTGCCCCTGCGCAATAGCCTTGGCGGCTCCATTTACTTTGGGCAACATGTTGCGCATATTTGGCAAACACAAATTCTATCTAAAGAACACCAATGTTATCGAGAGATTATCGAAAATAGATACGGCTATATTTGATAAGACAGGAACAATTACAACTACAGAAAAAGAAACCATCTTGTATGAAGGTGTAGCGCTTACGGATTCAGAAAAAATATTGCTCAAGACTACGCTACGTGCTTCCAACCATCCATTGAGCAGATCGCTTTATGAAATTCTAAAATCCAACGCCATTATGACTTTGGACGAGTTTCAGGAACATACGGGAAAAGGTATAGAAGGCAGATCGAACGAGCATTCCATTAAAGTGGGTTCCGCAAGCTATGTGGGTGGGAACAATTCAAATTCTGTTATAAATACAGCTGTTTATGTGAGTTCTGATGAGGATTATAAGGGACGTTTTATATTTAAGAACAACTACAGAAACGGTTTGGGGGGACTCTTCAAGAGCTTGGGCAAAGATTTTGGATTGGGGATTCTTTCCGGAGATAATGATGGGGAACAGCAACAACTTAAAAAAATACTTCCTAAAAATACAAGTTTGCTTTTCAATCAAAGACCAGAGGATAAACTGGAATACATAAGCGGATTGCAAAAGCACAAAAATGTTTTGATGGTTGGCGATGGCCTCAATGATGCAGGAGCCTTGGCGCAAAGTGACGTTGGCATCTCGGTTTCTGAAAACATCAATGTTTTTTCACCGGCCTGTGATGCCATTCTTGATGCTTCACAATTGACCAAGCTTCCAGCGTTCATCAAAATGTCCAAAAAGTCCATGCAGGTTATAAAATTGAGCTTCCTTTTTTCATTGTGCTATAACATAGTTGGACTTTATTTTGCGGTAACTGGTCAGTTGCAACCGGTCATAGCAGCGATATTGATGCCCTTGAGCTCTATTAGCATAGTTGTGTTCACTACGGTTTGTACCAATGTGTTGGGAAGAAAATTAAAAATTAAATAAAGCTGATAAATGTCATTTTTTCAAAAAAAAGGTAAAAGTAGTTTTACGCTCAATTAGTAGGTATGAGTGTTATTTATGTGTTATTGGCCATAAGTGTTTCCGTGGCATCGGTTTTTTTTATAGCCTTTGTCCTCTCTGTGAGGAACGGCCAGTACGATGATTCATATACACCTTCGGTAAGAATGCTTTTTGAAGATGAACTTTTACCGGATTCAGAAAAAAGTGATGTGAAAACAAAAAATCAAACCAAATAAGGAACAAACCGATCACTATGGAAATACAACAATTTCGCTACGATAATAAAATCGTACAAAAGTTTTTATACGCTACCATGTTGTGGGGCGTTGTTGGAATGCTGGTAGGCCTTTTACTGGCTTTCATGTTTTTGTTCCCAAATATTACGGACGGTATCTCATGGTTGAGCTTTGGACGTTTACGTCCATTGCATACAAATGCCGTGATTTTTGCCTTTGTGGGGAACGCCATATTTGCAGGTGTATATTACTCTACACAACGCTTGCTAAAGGCTAGGATGTTCAACGATTTTCTAAGTAATTTCAATTTTTGGGGATGGCAGTTAATCATTGTTGCGGCGGCCATAACATTGCCTTTGGGATACACAACATCAAAAGAATATGCAGAATTGGAATGGCCTATAGATATAGCCATTGCTATAGTTTGGGTCGTTTTTGGATGGAACTTGATCGGTACCATCCTTAAAAGAAGACAACGTCATCTATATGTTGCAATATGGTTCTATTTGGCCACATTTGTTACCGTTGCCGTATTACATATTTTCAATAGTTTGGAATTGCCAGTAGCTGCGTTGAAAAGTTATTCCGTATACGCAGGAGTACAGGATGCTTTGGTACAATGGTGGTACGGACATAATGCCGTGGCTTTCTTTTTGACTACACCATTTTTGGGATTGATGTACTATTTTGTCCCAAAGGCGGCCAATAGACCAATATACTCTTACCGTCTTTCCATTGTTCATTTTTGGTCGTTGATATTCATCTATATCTGGGCAGGGCCTCACCATTTATTGTACTCTTCTCTTCCAGATTGGGCTCAAAATCTTGGTGTTGTTTTCTCGATTATGCTAATTGCCCCGTCTTGGGGAGGTATGATCAATGGTCTGTTGACCCTACGTGGAGTATGGGACAAAGTAAGAACAGATGCCACATTAAAATTTATGGTGGTCGCCATTACGGGATATGGTATGGCCACCTTTGAAGGACCCATGTTGTCCCTTAAAAACGTAAATGCCATAGCCCACTTTAGTGATTGGATCATTGCCCACGTACATGTTGGGGCATTGGCTTGGAACGGGTTCCTCACATTTGGCATGATTTATTGGTTGGTCCCTAAAATGTTCAAGACAACACTTTACTCCAAAGGGCTTGCCAATGTACACTTTTGGATAGGAACGTTGGGAATTATACTATATGCGCTCCCCATGTACGTTGCAGGATTCACGCAAGCGTTAATGTGGAAAGAGTTCAATCCGGATGGAACATTGGTCTACGGTAACTTTTTGGAAACGGTGACCCAAATTATCCCAATGTATTGGATGCGCGCTATTGGCGGTACGATGTTCCTGGTAGGAATGTTGATAATGGTCTACAATGTAATTGCAACCATCAGAAAAGGAAGCTCTGTGGAAGATGAGCTTGCCGAAGCAGCAGCATTGACAAGGGTGTCAAAAAAACGAGTTGCTGGAGAAACTTTCCACAATTGGTTGGAACGTAGACCTGTACAGCTTACGATTTTGGCAACCGTAGCTATATTGATAGGTGGAATCATTCAGATTGTTCCTACTATTCTGGTAAAATCAAATATTCCAACAATTACAAGTGTAAAGCCATATACACCTTTGGAATTGGAAGGACGTGATCTCTATATCCGTGAAGGTTGTGTGGGGTGTCACTCCCAAATGATAAGACCATTTAGAAGTGAGGTAGAACGCTATGGGGAATATGCCAAAGCAGGAGAATTTGTATATGACCATCCTTTCCTTTGGGGAAGTAAAAGAACGGGTCCGGATTTATTGCGGGTAGGTGGAAAATATTCTGATAACTGGCATCTAAATCACATGTACGACCCACAAAGTACTTCATCGGGCTCCATCATGCCAGCATACCAATGGTTGGTCACCAGTGAACATGATAGAAGCGCGGTAAAAAATAAAATGGAAGCTATGGTCAAGCTGGGCGTTCCCTATACCGAAGAAGACATTGCCAATGCAGGGCAATCCATGGCAGAACAATCCATACAAATTGAGAAGAACCTTTATACAGACCCTGAATTTGCCAGAACCTATGAGGCGGATAAAAAATATGCACAGGAAAATGGGGAGGATTTTGTTCAGATGCGCGATAGGGAAATAGTTTCGCTGATTGCCTATTTACAGCGATTGGGTACTGATATAAAAATTAAGGGAGACGATGGATTGTTGTCAGATAATAAAGAATAGATAAGAATCAAGATAAAAGAACCAAGAAAAGAGATGATTTTTATAGTCAAAAGCCTTGAATATTAATATCTGAAATCAAATAAAAAACAGAAAAAGTAACGTCTTTGTTCTCATATCTGATTTCTAAGAGCGAAGCGGTCTAAAATCTAATTACGATGTTGAAATTTGTAAAAAACCATATGGAAAGTATTGAAGGGATTGCAAGTTATCCCATGATATCCCTGTTGATTTTCTTCGTGTTCTTTGTTTTGCTGTTTTGGTGGGTCTTTACGGCTACAAAAGCACACATAAAAGAGATGGAGGAACTCCCGTTAGATAACGATTACCATAACCAAAAATAGCATTATGAGTACTAAAACGCCTTGGTGGATACGCATTCCGTTTCTATTCTTTGTAATCTTCGGATTAATGGAATACTTTATAGATTCCGGTGAGAAACCCGCAATTATCGAATATCCGATAACACAGTTTTTTATGCTCATGGTCTTGATGATCTTGATTGCGATAGAACTGATTCTGAATTCTATAGAGAACGTAATGTTTCAAACGCTTTCTCCTGAAGCAAAGGAGCGCTATTTGGCGGTAAAAAACAAGAAAAGGGAATGGACCTGGCTCAACAATATCTACAAGCGTCTAACAAAGACAAAAGCTATAGAAAAAGAGGGAGAAATCATCATGGACCATAATTATGATGGCATTCGCGAGCTTGATAATGTATTGCCGCCATGGTGGGTATATATGTTCTATGCCACAATTATTTTTGGTGTGGTTTATTTGGTTCGTTTTCACGTTGCAGGCGACTATGACCAAGAATTGGAGTACGAACAAGAAGTTGCAGCCGCAAAGATTGCAATAGAGGAATACAAAAAAACAGCAAAGGACTTGGTAGATGTCAATACTGTTGAATTTCTTGCCGATGCTTCAGATTTAAGTGCCGGAGAAAAAATCTTTATAAACAATTGTGTTGCATGCCACATGGCCGACGGTGGTGGTGGAATAGGACCAAACCTAACGGACGAATATTGGATTTTGGGAGGCGGCATCAAAAATGTGTTCAATACTATATCGGAAGGCGGTCGTGATGGAAAAGGAATGGTAGCGTGGAAACAAAGTCTTAAACCTGTTGAAATGGCCCAAGTGTCCAGTTATATATTGACCTTGGGCGGAACAACTCCTGCAAATCCAAAAGCGCCGGAAGGTGAAATTTGGGTAGACCCGGATGCTCCTGCCGAAGCAGAAGAAAAAATAGAAGAGGTAACACCTGTTGAGCAAGTTGTGGACTCTACGGATATTGCTATGAATTAAGAAATAATTCCATCTTTTTTATTAGATGGAGAAAGGTGTTTGAAGGAGGAGTTGAAAATTAAACTGCAATGGAAGAGAATTTTAGGGATTCCATAGGTACAATATCAGAAGAAGGCAAGCGGGCATGGGTATACCCTAAGAAACCTAAAGGACGGTTTTTTGAGTACAGGAAATATGTGAGCTATGTGCTTTTACTCTTTTTGGTTGCTTCGCCATTTATCAAAATAAAGGGCAACCAGTTTTTAATGTTCAACATACTGGAAAGGCGTTTCAATATTTTTGGATTTCCGTTTTGGCCCCAAGATTTCCATTTGGTCGTAATTTCAATGCTTGCCGGTGTTATATTTATTGCCCTTTTTACAGTGGCGTATGGCCGTATATTCTGTGGTTGGGTATGTCCACAGACCATTTTTATGGAAATGGTATTCCGTAGGGTCGAATATTGGATAGATGGTGACCGTGGTGCACAGATGCGGTTGGATAGGTCTCCATGGAATGGGAAAAAGATACGCAAACGAGTTTTAAAATGGACCATCTTTTTCATTATCTCTTTCTTGATAGCAAATGTTTTTTTAGCATACTTGATCGGTAGCGATAAACTGATTCGATACGTATTCGATGGTCCTTCCGCACACATGGGAACCATTATTCCGTTGCTGATTTTTACGGCAGTATTTTATTTTGTTTTTGCATGGTTTCGCGAGCAGGTCTGTATCATTGCTTGTCCATATGGAAGATTACAGGGCGTGCTTTTGGATAATAAATCGATAGTGGTCGCATATGACCACAAACGCGGAGAAGCAGAGAATGGCCGCAAAAAATTCAGGAAGAATGAAGATAGGGATGCACTTGGCCATGGAGACTGTATCGATTGTTTTCAATGTGTCAATGTTTGCCCTACGGGGATTGATATTCGTAATGGTACCCAATTGGAATGTGTGAACTGTACGGCATGTATCGATGAATGTGACCATATTATGGAAAGCATCCAAAAACCCAAAGGGTTGATTCGTTATGCCAGTGAGGATGAAATTAACAAAAAATCCAAATTTAAGTTCACTGCTCGCATGAAGGGATACACTGCTGTTTTGACCATATTGATAGGGATACTAATAGGCATGCTTTTCCTTAGGAGCGAGTTGGAAGCAAACATATTTAGGTTGCCCGGGCAACTCTACGAGAGAAAGGAAAACAATATCATCAGCAATGTCTATACCTATAAATTGATGAACAAGACCACCAAGGATATTGAAGATATCAGTTTTAGATTATTGTCGCATAAAGGTGAAATAAAAATGGTTTCACAGGATAATTTTCAAATATCCGCCGAAGAACCTGCGGAAGGGACTTTATTTATAGAAATCAATAATTCTGAATTAACGGGGGATAAGGATAAGTTGGAAATTGGAATCTACAGTGGAGAAAAACTTGTAGAAACCACAGCGACACAATTTTTGGCTCCAAGGAGTTATCATTGACAGCTATAAGTTTTTTAATTAAAACCTATGACTTATTTATGAATGTGAAGTTGGTATAAAAGTAAGATTTGTGGTCAGTAAAAAAATTATCATGATCATTATGCTTAAAGCTTAAAATTAAGATATGAAAATAAATTGGGGAACAAGTATAGTATTGGCCTTTGTAGCTTTCATTGCATTTATACTCTATTTCGTGGTACGAATGAGTACTGACGATAGAGCAAACCATGATTTGGTCACCGATGATTATTACAAGCAAGAACTAGCGTATCAGAATGAAATCAATGCATCTAAATCCGCTACGGATATGAATGCAACACTTGAGGTTATAAAATCTGAAGAAGGTTTATCCATTTTTTTTCCCAAACAATTTGATTATAAAGAAATTACGGGAACGGTGTCCCTTTACAGACCGTCTAACAAGCATTTGGATGTTGACTTTTCCATAAGTCTGTCCAAAACACATTTGCTCATACCTGACAATAGCTTGCTGGACGGTCGCTGGGACATTAAAATTAAATGGAAATATCAAGGAAAGACCTTTTTACATAAAGAAAAATTAGTTTACTGAGCGTATGTTGTTGTCTGCATTGGCATTAGGTTTTTTGGGAAGTCTGCACTGTTTGGGCATGTGTGGCCCCATAGCTTTCTTTTTGCCATTGGATAGAAACAGCAAAATAAAAAAAACCATTCAACTTTTTATATACCATGCCGGTAGATTGTTGGCCTATGGTTTGATCGGAATGCTCTTTGGCTTTTTGGGCAAAGGACTGTCCATTTTTGGAATGCAACAGAAATTGTCGATAGGAATAGGTATTATAATGATTCTTTTGGTAGTAGTTCCTAGTAGGTATTTCAATAAGTATAGACTATCGAAACCTATCTACGCCGCCTTAGGAAAAGTAAAGTCAAAACTTGGGGCCGAGCTCAAAAAAAAGACTCCAGATGTATTTTTGACCATCGGTTTTTTGAACGGCTTTTTGCCATGCGGATTGGTATATATGGCATTGTTGGGGGCAATTGCCTTTGGCAGCCCTTTACAAGGCGGATTTTACATGATTTTGTTTGGTGCCGGCACCATCCCCTTAATGACACTAGTTGTCTTTTCAAAGGGATTATTGGCAGACCCATTAAAATCTAAAATGCGAAAATTGGTTCCGATATTTGTGATGATGATCGGAGTCCTTTTCATCATCAGAGGGCTCGGTTTGGGCATTCCTTATGTTTCTCCCAAACCTGCTTCAGCCAATTCGGTATCCGCATCAATTGAATGTCATCAACCTTAAAAAAAATATAAGTGAAAATTACATCAGCAGAAGAAGTAGTAAAAATTGTAAATTCAGGTGACCGTGTCTTCGTTCAGGGAGCGGCAATGACCCCTAATGAACTTATCGATGCACTTTGTGACCGTCATAAGGAGATAAAGGATGTGGAGATTATTTCGATCCATACCGAAGGAGATGCAAAATATACACAAGAGCCTTATATCAATTCCTTTACGCTAAACTCTTGTTTTGTGGGGGGTAATGTAAGAAAAAGTGTCAATACTCCAAACGCAGATTATATTCCAATTTTTTTGAGTGAGATTCCTTGGTTGTTCAAAAGAAACATTTTACCATTGGATGTTGCCATTGTTCAAGTTTCCAGTCCAGATAAACATGGATATTGTTCTTTGGGTGTTTCTGTAGATGTGGCTTTGCCCGCTATCCGAACAGCAAAGAAAATAATAGCCCAAATCAACCCTAATGTTCCCAGAACACATGGAACGGGCATCATCCATATTGATCAAATTGAATTTGCCACGGAAGTTGATAGACCTATACATGAGCACGGTATTGGTTCAATATCCGATTTGGAGCAAAAAATAGGTGTCAATGTTGCCTCTTTGATAGAAGATGGGGCCACATTACAGATGGGTATCGGAAACATTCCCAATGCTGTATTGACCAATCTGAACAACCATAAACGTTTGGGCATTCATACTGAAATGTTTTCAGATGGGGTTTTACCGTTGATTGAAAGTGGGGTAATCACTGGCGAAGAGAAAGCGGTAAAGGTTGGAAAAATTGTAAGTTGCTTTGCCGTTGGATCAGGAAAACTTTATGATTTCATCGATGATAATCCAATCTGTGATTTCAGGGATTCAGGTTATACGAACGATACGGCTAGAATCAGGAGAAATCCAAAAGTAACGGCTATCAATAGTGCCATTGAGATAGATTTGACGGGTCAGGTCTGTGCAGATACCATAGGGAGCTATCAGTTTTCTGGAGTAGGAGGCCAGATGGATTTTATTCGTGGAGCTTCATTATCCAATGGTGGTAAACCTATTTTCGCCATTTCCTCAACTACGAACAAAGGGATTTCCAAAATAACCCCTTTTTTAAAGCAAGGGGCAGGAGTGACCACCACAAGAGCACATGTTCACTATGTTGTCACTGAATACGGAGTGGTAAACCTGTATGGGAAAAATTTACAGCAACGGGCAAAGGCACTTACATCCATAGCACATCCAGACCATAGGGAGATGTTGGAAAAAGCTGCACATGAACGATTCAAGGGGTAAATGCTTTTCCTTTTATAAAAAGGAATGAATAGTTCCGAAGAAGATATAAGGAATTCGTTAAAAAGTTTGAATAGAACTGTTGAGGAACTTATTTATTTCTTCAGTCAAGATTTTGATTTCACGAAGAGAATCAATACCCATTGGAACGCCAAAGACATTTTAGGCCATTTGGTATTTTGGCAAGAAAGCTTTGAGCGCAACCTAAGATGTGTAGCTACAGGTGTTGAACCAAAAGTTTTAAAGGGAAAACTCTCTGAGGTCAATAAACAAAGTGTCGATTCAACACGGGATGTGGACATAGATATGCTTATAAACAGATTGAAGAAAGCCCAGACCAGTATCCAGAAAAATATCCTAAATACTTCGGTTTTCCTTATACCCTATAAAAAAGGTTCTAGGGACTATTCAAGGCTGGAACATTTGAAGATAGTTGATGCGCATATTAAAAAGCATTTAAAACAACTCAAAAAATATATATGATATGCCCAGACCAAAAATCAAAAAGGATTTACAGGAACTAAGTAATGCGAATTTTGAAAAATTGAATAATTATATAGATTCCTTTTCGCAAACAGAACAGGAGGAAGATTTTCCTAAAGGAACCATGAACAGAAATATCAGGGATGTACTGGGCCACTTGCACCATTGGCATCTGATGTTTCTTGATTGGTACATTGTTGGAATGAAAGGTGAAAAGCCCCATATACCTGCAAAAGGCTATAATTGGCGTACCATACCTGCATTAAATAAAGAAATACATGAAAAATATTCAAATCTGGATTTGGAAGAAATCAAAAAGAGATTCAACAAATCACATTCTAAAATAATGAAGATAATTGACGGGCATACCAATGAAGAACTGTTTGAACGTAAGCGTTATGAGTGGACTGGCAATAATGCCATGGGAGCTTATGCCATAGGTGTATTGTCCAGTCATTACGATTGGGCCTATAAAATTATTAGAAAGGCAAAAAAATAAAAGGGAAGCTATTTTAAAGCTTCCCTTTGCAAATCTCAAAAACTTAATCAAAAAAATCAATCGATCAGATTTTAAATGTTATAACTGGAGTATCGGAATGGTTCGCAATATCCTCCCCTATACTTCCCATAAAGAAGTGCGATAATCCTCTTCTGCCGTGTGTGGGGATTCCAATAAGGTCGGCAGCTACGCTTTCACTGTAATTAAGGACTCCCTTTTCAACAGTATAATCATTGAAGATTTCTACCTCCAATCCTAATTTGGCAATG encodes:
- a CDS encoding heavy metal translocating P-type ATPase, producing the protein MVASKCYHCGDDCNRTKILFDEKEFCCNGCKTVYEIFTSNGLSNFYDIEARAGSAPNEIRQKYDFLDNDDIIEKLVEFNEEKVQVVSLSIPTIHCSSCIWVLENLNRLHKSITNSQVDFPKKTIRVTYGTEGFSLKALVLLLGSIGYEPYISLEEYDRKDGKENRSLIYKLGVAGFAFGNVMLFSFPEYFEVEEFWLEQYKQVFRWLMFAFSLPIVFYAAQDYFISAYKGLRSKMLNIDVPIALGILTLFIRSTVDIVFDLGSGFFDSLTGLVFFLLLGKYFQQKTYSFLSFERDYKSYFPIAVTRLNSDRNEENVQIYAINVGDRILIRSNEIIPFDCILIKGTAEIDYSFVTGESQAVFKQSGEKLFAGGKQLSGVLEVEVLKSVSQSYLTQLWGNSVFGKDKVTAFQTLTDSIGKRFTIGVLSIAILATAFWLFHLPSMALNVFTAVLIIACPCAIALAAPFTLGNMLRIFGKHKFYLKNTNVIERLSKIDTAIFDKTGTITTTEKETILYEGVALTDSEKILLKTTLRASNHPLSRSLYEILKSNAIMTLDEFQEHTGKGIEGRSNEHSIKVGSASYVGGNNSNSVINTAVYVSSDEDYKGRFIFKNNYRNGLGGLFKSLGKDFGLGILSGDNDGEQQQLKKILPKNTSLLFNQRPEDKLEYISGLQKHKNVLMVGDGLNDAGALAQSDVGISVSENINVFSPACDAILDASQLTKLPAFIKMSKKSMQVIKLSFLFSLCYNIVGLYFAVTGQLQPVIAAILMPLSSISIVVFTTVCTNVLGRKLKIK
- the ccoS gene encoding cbb3-type cytochrome oxidase assembly protein CcoS produces the protein MSVIYVLLAISVSVASVFFIAFVLSVRNGQYDDSYTPSVRMLFEDELLPDSEKSDVKTKNQTK
- the ccoN gene encoding cytochrome-c oxidase, cbb3-type subunit I; translation: MEIQQFRYDNKIVQKFLYATMLWGVVGMLVGLLLAFMFLFPNITDGISWLSFGRLRPLHTNAVIFAFVGNAIFAGVYYSTQRLLKARMFNDFLSNFNFWGWQLIIVAAAITLPLGYTTSKEYAELEWPIDIAIAIVWVVFGWNLIGTILKRRQRHLYVAIWFYLATFVTVAVLHIFNSLELPVAALKSYSVYAGVQDALVQWWYGHNAVAFFLTTPFLGLMYYFVPKAANRPIYSYRLSIVHFWSLIFIYIWAGPHHLLYSSLPDWAQNLGVVFSIMLIAPSWGGMINGLLTLRGVWDKVRTDATLKFMVVAITGYGMATFEGPMLSLKNVNAIAHFSDWIIAHVHVGALAWNGFLTFGMIYWLVPKMFKTTLYSKGLANVHFWIGTLGIILYALPMYVAGFTQALMWKEFNPDGTLVYGNFLETVTQIIPMYWMRAIGGTMFLVGMLIMVYNVIATIRKGSSVEDELAEAAALTRVSKKRVAGETFHNWLERRPVQLTILATVAILIGGIIQIVPTILVKSNIPTITSVKPYTPLELEGRDLYIREGCVGCHSQMIRPFRSEVERYGEYAKAGEFVYDHPFLWGSKRTGPDLLRVGGKYSDNWHLNHMYDPQSTSSGSIMPAYQWLVTSEHDRSAVKNKMEAMVKLGVPYTEEDIANAGQSMAEQSIQIEKNLYTDPEFARTYEADKKYAQENGEDFVQMRDREIVSLIAYLQRLGTDIKIKGDDGLLSDNKE
- a CDS encoding CcoQ/FixQ family Cbb3-type cytochrome c oxidase assembly chaperone codes for the protein MLKFVKNHMESIEGIASYPMISLLIFFVFFVLLFWWVFTATKAHIKEMEELPLDNDYHNQK
- a CDS encoding cbb3-type cytochrome c oxidase N-terminal domain-containing protein, translated to MSTKTPWWIRIPFLFFVIFGLMEYFIDSGEKPAIIEYPITQFFMLMVLMILIAIELILNSIENVMFQTLSPEAKERYLAVKNKKREWTWLNNIYKRLTKTKAIEKEGEIIMDHNYDGIRELDNVLPPWWVYMFYATIIFGVVYLVRFHVAGDYDQELEYEQEVAAAKIAIEEYKKTAKDLVDVNTVEFLADASDLSAGEKIFINNCVACHMADGGGGIGPNLTDEYWILGGGIKNVFNTISEGGRDGKGMVAWKQSLKPVEMAQVSSYILTLGGTTPANPKAPEGEIWVDPDAPAEAEEKIEEVTPVEQVVDSTDIAMN
- the ccoG gene encoding cytochrome c oxidase accessory protein CcoG: MEENFRDSIGTISEEGKRAWVYPKKPKGRFFEYRKYVSYVLLLFLVASPFIKIKGNQFLMFNILERRFNIFGFPFWPQDFHLVVISMLAGVIFIALFTVAYGRIFCGWVCPQTIFMEMVFRRVEYWIDGDRGAQMRLDRSPWNGKKIRKRVLKWTIFFIISFLIANVFLAYLIGSDKLIRYVFDGPSAHMGTIIPLLIFTAVFYFVFAWFREQVCIIACPYGRLQGVLLDNKSIVVAYDHKRGEAENGRKKFRKNEDRDALGHGDCIDCFQCVNVCPTGIDIRNGTQLECVNCTACIDECDHIMESIQKPKGLIRYASEDEINKKSKFKFTARMKGYTAVLTILIGILIGMLFLRSELEANIFRLPGQLYERKENNIISNVYTYKLMNKTTKDIEDISFRLLSHKGEIKMVSQDNFQISAEEPAEGTLFIEINNSELTGDKDKLEIGIYSGEKLVETTATQFLAPRSYH
- a CDS encoding FixH family protein; translation: MKINWGTSIVLAFVAFIAFILYFVVRMSTDDRANHDLVTDDYYKQELAYQNEINASKSATDMNATLEVIKSEEGLSIFFPKQFDYKEITGTVSLYRPSNKHLDVDFSISLSKTHLLIPDNSLLDGRWDIKIKWKYQGKTFLHKEKLVY
- a CDS encoding sulfite exporter TauE/SafE family protein, producing the protein MLLSALALGFLGSLHCLGMCGPIAFFLPLDRNSKIKKTIQLFIYHAGRLLAYGLIGMLFGFLGKGLSIFGMQQKLSIGIGIIMILLVVVPSRYFNKYRLSKPIYAALGKVKSKLGAELKKKTPDVFLTIGFLNGFLPCGLVYMALLGAIAFGSPLQGGFYMILFGAGTIPLMTLVVFSKGLLADPLKSKMRKLVPIFVMMIGVLFIIRGLGLGIPYVSPKPASANSVSASIECHQP
- a CDS encoding acetyl-CoA hydrolase/transferase family protein, with amino-acid sequence MKITSAEEVVKIVNSGDRVFVQGAAMTPNELIDALCDRHKEIKDVEIISIHTEGDAKYTQEPYINSFTLNSCFVGGNVRKSVNTPNADYIPIFLSEIPWLFKRNILPLDVAIVQVSSPDKHGYCSLGVSVDVALPAIRTAKKIIAQINPNVPRTHGTGIIHIDQIEFATEVDRPIHEHGIGSISDLEQKIGVNVASLIEDGATLQMGIGNIPNAVLTNLNNHKRLGIHTEMFSDGVLPLIESGVITGEEKAVKVGKIVSCFAVGSGKLYDFIDDNPICDFRDSGYTNDTARIRRNPKVTAINSAIEIDLTGQVCADTIGSYQFSGVGGQMDFIRGASLSNGGKPIFAISSTTNKGISKITPFLKQGAGVTTTRAHVHYVVTEYGVVNLYGKNLQQRAKALTSIAHPDHREMLEKAAHERFKG
- a CDS encoding ClbS/DfsB family four-helix bundle protein, with translation MPRPKIKKDLQELSNANFEKLNNYIDSFSQTEQEEDFPKGTMNRNIRDVLGHLHHWHLMFLDWYIVGMKGEKPHIPAKGYNWRTIPALNKEIHEKYSNLDLEEIKKRFNKSHSKIMKIIDGHTNEELFERKRYEWTGNNAMGAYAIGVLSSHYDWAYKIIRKAKK